A stretch of Sulfurimonas autotrophica DSM 16294 DNA encodes these proteins:
- a CDS encoding 2Fe-2S iron-sulfur cluster-binding protein, with translation MSKIINFKIDGKDVSAAKGETILQAARKNDIYIPTMCYISKTTPCASCRICSVEVEGVDGFILSCNTPPTEGIEVKTNSAELEVERRNIMKLYDVNHPLECGVCDKSGECDLQNMTLEFNVSQQEFSARDQLKKVQDWGLINYDPALCIMCEKCVHVCNEVIGDDAIEVKFGGYSSVIIPKNAETLDCTFCGECIAVCPVGALVSSDFKYTANAWELSRVPSTCAHCSAGCALEYETRHSGINANDSIYRVKNNFEFNSLCGAGRFGFDFENRAGKDEVAFKKAVEAIKNANAIRFSSIITNEEAHILQLFKEKLGIKLFNEDARLYGEFMSAYSTVSGKLHHSGSMDAVKQADAVIVIGTRIATDNPMVRYAVRTASQHNGAKIVYAHPLEDTLMKNTATQFMKYEVGTEEGVMALLANELLKNSDVDEQTRAFLDDLDLGYLEAESNVGDDELTLMTKSFKRARNHVLVIGSDVFAHKRAKNIAKLAALIEKYTDFSLVIVPTEVNSAGVALTCKLDVDENISNVVAYNAEGDFIMSSLKDSDLAMPALNQVEGTVVNVDNQILPLNVALSFKGYTLNDIANALGLAKENTIDYTKELDTSKGFKSIAFDDLENFLTPHGEDKRGYILDEVLCEMDSKIEAIEDLPEFNGTVIYNCNPVLQFNEFTNKAHQLEKDTNLRGSAQFAAAARIADGDVIQISFASKTLQRVFKLDDELKGTIALNPTFDLGQDFSRYRFEKSKIVRVV, from the coding sequence ATGAGTAAAATTATTAATTTTAAGATTGACGGCAAAGATGTCAGTGCAGCCAAAGGTGAAACAATTTTACAGGCTGCCAGAAAAAATGACATCTATATTCCTACTATGTGTTACATTTCTAAAACAACGCCGTGTGCATCTTGCCGTATATGTTCTGTAGAAGTAGAAGGCGTGGACGGGTTTATTCTCTCATGTAATACACCGCCGACTGAAGGCATAGAAGTCAAAACAAATTCAGCTGAACTTGAAGTTGAGCGTAGAAATATTATGAAACTCTATGATGTAAATCATCCACTTGAATGTGGTGTGTGTGATAAATCAGGTGAGTGTGATTTACAAAATATGACACTGGAATTTAATGTATCACAGCAAGAATTTTCAGCACGCGACCAGCTTAAAAAAGTTCAAGACTGGGGACTGATAAATTATGACCCTGCGTTATGTATCATGTGTGAAAAGTGTGTTCATGTATGTAATGAAGTCATAGGAGATGATGCCATTGAGGTAAAATTCGGTGGATACTCGTCTGTTATTATTCCTAAGAATGCTGAGACGCTTGATTGTACTTTTTGCGGCGAGTGTATCGCAGTTTGTCCAGTGGGTGCACTTGTGAGCAGTGATTTTAAATACACTGCAAATGCATGGGAACTTTCACGTGTACCTTCAACCTGTGCGCATTGTTCTGCAGGTTGTGCATTAGAGTATGAAACACGTCATAGCGGTATTAACGCTAATGATTCAATATACCGTGTAAAGAATAATTTTGAGTTTAATTCACTCTGCGGTGCAGGGCGTTTCGGCTTTGATTTTGAAAATCGTGCAGGTAAAGATGAAGTTGCATTTAAAAAGGCTGTTGAAGCGATAAAAAATGCAAATGCAATTCGTTTTTCTTCTATAATTACGAATGAAGAAGCACATATATTACAGCTTTTTAAAGAGAAGTTAGGAATAAAACTTTTTAATGAAGATGCACGTTTGTATGGTGAGTTTATGTCAGCATATAGTACAGTGAGCGGGAAACTGCATCACAGCGGTTCTATGGATGCTGTTAAACAGGCTGATGCTGTTATAGTAATTGGTACCCGAATAGCAACTGATAATCCGATGGTACGATATGCCGTACGAACAGCTTCACAGCATAACGGCGCTAAAATTGTCTATGCACATCCGCTTGAAGATACTTTGATGAAAAATACTGCAACGCAGTTTATGAAATATGAAGTAGGAACAGAAGAGGGCGTTATGGCACTCCTTGCAAATGAACTTCTTAAAAACAGTGATGTAGATGAACAGACAAGAGCATTTTTAGATGATTTAGACTTAGGCTATCTTGAAGCTGAAAGTAATGTAGGTGATGATGAACTTACATTGATGACAAAGTCATTTAAAAGAGCAAGAAATCATGTACTGGTGATTGGGAGTGATGTTTTTGCTCACAAACGTGCAAAAAATATAGCAAAACTGGCAGCTTTAATTGAAAAATATACTGATTTTTCATTAGTTATTGTTCCAACAGAAGTTAATTCTGCAGGTGTTGCACTTACATGTAAACTTGATGTTGATGAAAATATAAGCAATGTTGTTGCTTATAATGCTGAAGGTGACTTTATAATGTCATCATTAAAAGATTCAGACCTGGCAATGCCGGCACTTAATCAGGTAGAGGGAACAGTTGTGAATGTTGACAACCAGATACTGCCGTTAAATGTAGCACTTTCATTTAAGGGTTATACTTTAAATGATATAGCGAATGCGTTGGGCTTAGCCAAAGAAAATACGATTGATTATACAAAAGAGCTAGATACCTCTAAAGGTTTTAAATCAATTGCATTTGATGACTTGGAAAATTTCTTAACACCTCACGGTGAAGATAAAAGAGGTTATATTTTAGATGAAGTATTATGTGAAATGGATTCAAAAATAGAAGCGATTGAAGATTTGCCGGAGTTTAACGGTACTGTGATTTACAATTGTAACCCTGTGCTGCAGTTTAATGAGTTTACAAATAAAGCACATCAGTTGGAAAAAGATACAAATTTGAGAGGTTCGGCGCAATTTGCTGCAGCTGCACGAATTGCGGACGGTGATGTTATCCAAATTAGTTTTGCATCAAAGACTCTGCAGAGAGTATTTAAGCTAGATGATGAACTAAAAGGAACTATAGCACTCAATCCTACCTTTGATTTAGGTCAGGATTTCAGCAGATATAGATTTGAAAAATCCAAAATAGTGAGAGTAGTATAA
- a CDS encoding FAD-dependent oxidoreductase — MSKVYFSTWNGELVNNIGKPQEEWEESAYNLPAQYDDHRDSKAFIGWDGVSLFNEDVDVIRLAMEYAAQYQVYSEACGRCAPGRWGGRILYDQLDKIARGEGEIADLDHLKEIGKSMQITSKCEIGKTVPNPILDLMTHFEETFLECINEKKKSKHYDDSIGYIAKITAPCTDACPAHVDIPGYIEGVRDLRFDDSLEATRQTMPLAHTCGRVCPHPCEDACRRTNLDEPISIMALKRLGADWETDHEYEFFHPMEKKPPVDKKVAVIGAGPAGLTTAYYLAAEGVEVDVYEDLPVLGGEVAVGVPEYRMPVDKYNQDIECVRDMGVNFITNSRISADDMRRFEKEYDATMVAVGTRISKKVRCENERPEIKGYWGAIDFLDKVNLYEKYGYTISKEEQEENLLTTDYVDLTGKTVVCVGGGFTSMDVVRCAIRANAKKVYMIYRRDEKTIIRNTTYEEYHEAVEEGVEFLFHSAVNKITTDENDVLTELLIDKFELVPDPNGGRAQLVKIEGESYTIEADYLVPAVSQSADLDLLPEEWDIEMTSWATIKTNGKDYMTSRKGIFASGDCEYGPMTIVNAVGQAKRAASVMSRYVQTGEVSLTDDEIMEDHLSKLKVYDKKEKVTGWLPGLPREHSSVLDVEIRKHNNAEVNLGFTQEQALTESERCMRCYYIAMVQA; from the coding sequence GTGAGCAAAGTATATTTTTCTACTTGGAATGGTGAGCTTGTTAATAACATCGGCAAACCTCAAGAAGAGTGGGAAGAATCAGCTTATAATTTACCAGCACAATATGATGATCACCGCGATTCAAAAGCTTTTATAGGCTGGGACGGTGTTTCGTTATTTAATGAGGATGTGGATGTTATCCGTTTGGCAATGGAATATGCTGCACAGTATCAAGTTTATTCAGAAGCATGTGGAAGATGTGCGCCTGGAAGATGGGGCGGTCGTATTTTATATGACCAGCTTGATAAAATCGCTCGTGGTGAAGGTGAAATAGCTGATTTAGACCACTTAAAAGAGATTGGTAAAAGTATGCAGATTACTTCTAAGTGTGAGATTGGAAAAACAGTTCCGAATCCTATTTTAGATTTAATGACACACTTTGAAGAAACATTTTTAGAATGTATCAACGAGAAGAAAAAATCGAAACATTATGATGATTCCATCGGTTATATCGCTAAGATAACAGCACCGTGTACGGATGCCTGTCCTGCACATGTTGATATTCCGGGTTATATTGAAGGTGTAAGAGATTTGCGTTTTGATGATTCACTTGAAGCGACACGTCAAACAATGCCGCTTGCACATACGTGTGGACGTGTATGTCCACATCCGTGTGAAGATGCATGTCGTAGAACAAATCTTGATGAGCCTATTTCAATCATGGCACTTAAACGTTTGGGTGCAGATTGGGAAACAGACCATGAATACGAATTTTTTCATCCGATGGAGAAAAAACCACCGGTTGATAAAAAAGTAGCAGTTATCGGTGCAGGTCCTGCAGGACTCACTACTGCTTACTATTTGGCAGCTGAGGGTGTAGAAGTTGATGTATATGAAGACCTTCCTGTTCTTGGCGGTGAAGTAGCCGTTGGTGTTCCAGAATATCGTATGCCTGTCGATAAATATAATCAAGATATAGAATGTGTCCGCGATATGGGTGTAAATTTCATCACAAATTCTAGAATTTCAGCAGATGATATGCGCAGATTTGAAAAAGAGTATGACGCTACTATGGTTGCTGTTGGTACTAGGATTTCAAAAAAAGTACGTTGTGAAAATGAAAGACCGGAGATTAAAGGTTACTGGGGAGCTATTGATTTTCTTGATAAAGTGAATCTTTATGAAAAATATGGTTACACAATTTCAAAAGAAGAACAAGAAGAGAATCTTTTAACAACTGACTATGTGGATTTGACTGGTAAGACAGTTGTTTGTGTCGGTGGTGGATTTACATCTATGGATGTTGTGCGTTGTGCTATTCGTGCAAATGCGAAAAAAGTCTATATGATTTATCGCCGTGATGAGAAGACAATCATACGCAATACAACTTATGAAGAGTATCATGAAGCTGTTGAAGAGGGTGTTGAATTTCTTTTCCATTCTGCTGTAAATAAAATTACAACGGATGAAAATGATGTTCTTACAGAACTTCTAATTGACAAATTTGAGCTGGTACCTGATCCAAATGGAGGACGTGCACAACTTGTAAAAATTGAAGGTGAATCTTATACGATAGAAGCAGATTACCTTGTTCCTGCTGTTTCTCAATCAGCTGATTTGGATTTATTACCTGAGGAGTGGGACATTGAGATGACCTCATGGGCTACTATTAAAACAAATGGTAAAGATTATATGACATCACGTAAAGGCATCTTTGCCTCAGGTGATTGTGAATACGGTCCTATGACAATTGTAAATGCAGTAGGTCAAGCCAAACGTGCAGCATCGGTAATGTCTCGTTATGTTCAAACTGGTGAAGTAAGTTTAACGGATGATGAGATTATGGAAGATCATTTGAGTAAACTTAAAGTTTATGACAAAAAAGAAAAAGTAACAGGCTGGCTTCCGGGGCTTCCTCGTGAGCATTCATCTGTATTAGATGTTGAAATACGTAAACATAATAATGCAGAAGTCAATCTTGGATTCACCCAAGAGCAAGCTTTAACTGAATCTGAGAGATGTATGCGTTGTTATTATATAGCAATGGTACAGGCATAA
- a CDS encoding NADH-ubiquinone oxidoreductase subunit E family protein yields the protein MKRYDLRHLKDNFEPRMKEILEESHKPTETLIFLFEIGDFSPIQRSADLVKECGCELYNSLKFNEVDWTIVVKK from the coding sequence ATGAAACGATATGATTTAAGACACTTGAAAGATAATTTTGAACCTCGTATGAAAGAGATTTTAGAAGAATCTCATAAGCCGACGGAAACATTAATATTCCTTTTTGAAATTGGTGATTTTTCTCCGATTCAAAGAAGTGCTGATTTAGTAAAAGAGTGTGGGTGTGAACTGTATAACTCATTAAAATTTAACGAAGTCGACTGGACTATCGTAGTAAAAAAATAG